ACCATTATCATGCACTCCTGACACTGCCAATCCGAAATTGTCAAGGGGAGTATGTTGGCGATTTTATTATCCTGCAACATAATAGATTTTTGACGAGACTGTATTATCTCTTTATCAAATATTATCTACTCGGTTTTGTTCTCTTAATTGCTCTCTTTTTTGTATTTTTCTTATATCTGAAACAGTCACATATCTATATTGATACATTAAAGGATGCAGCTCTCAAGGACTCGCTCACACACCTTTTTAATAGAAGAGCACTGAAATCATTTTTAAAAACACTCAAACCAAATAGCAGGTTTGGCATCATTTTTTGCGATATTGACCACTTTAAGAATTTTAATGACAGGTATGGACATGACAAGGGGGATGAAGTTCTTCAAGAAGTAGCAAAAACCCTCTCAAAATTTGTCCGTAAAGATGACTTTTTGGCAAGATGGGGTGGAGAGGAGTTTTTGATTGTTCTGCCAAATATAAGTTTGGAAGATTTGAAAAACAGAGCCGAGAAAATGCGGCAAGCAATCGAAAATATATCCAAAGATATACCAGTAACTTGTAGTTTCGGAGTGACTGTATGCGAAGATGCAAGCCATATCGATGAGTGTATCAAAAGGGCGGATGAGGCCCTTTATCGTGCCAAAGAGAAGGGGAGAAACCGAGTTGAAGTTATTTAAAAAAGAGCGAACCGATTCGTACCATATTGGAGCCGCAGCGAATGGCCAGCTCAAAATCGTTGCTCATCCCCATAGAACAGATTTTAGCTCCATGGGGTTGTAAAGACTCGAAAATTTTATAGGTCGTCTCAAAACTTTTTTGGATCAATGTGGTATCATCAGTGTGGGCTCCTATGGTCATGACACCACAAAGATTGATATGTTTTGTCTCCTCGATGATCTTTAAATATTCGTCATACGCAACTTCTGGCAAAACACCGGCTTTGCTCTCCTCTTTCGCACTATTGATCTGCAAGAGGCAATCCATCTTTTTGCCTTTTCTTTCTAACCGTTTATCTATTTCGATTGCTAGTTCCAGACTGTCGAGGGATTGCATGAGCCAAGGATCGAGATCGATGAGGTGGTTGATCTTGTTTTTTTGAAGTCTTCCGATAAAGTGCCACTCGATCGGAAGATCGCCTAGAGCCTCGGATTTGGTTTTGAGATCTTGGACCCTGCTTTCTCCAAAGGCTCTTTGTCCAAGTTCATAGAGCGCTTCTATCTCCTCAGCTCCTACATATTTTGTCACAGCAACTATCTGAACAATATGGTGTTCGCTTCGCTCCATTCTCGCTTTTTCGACTCGTTGTACGATTTCATCGAAATTGTCTCTTAGTCTATACTTATCCACTATACACTCCTAATAACCTGTTGATATCGTTGTAAAGACCAAGTCCCATAAGGCCTATGAGAAAGATCCATCCAGCAAGTGTGATTTTATAAAGAGTCTCTTCACTGGGTGCATGTTTCGTGATCATTTCATACAGATTGATCATAATATGCCCACCATCAAGAGCCGGAATAGGGAGTAGATTTAAAATCCCAAGGTTTACCGAGATCAATGCAGTGAAACTCAGAAGCGCCACAAGACCTGCTTGACTAGCTTTTGCAGTTACATCCATAATGGTGAGTACACCACCGATCTCTTTTGGCGAGACGACACCTTCGATCATCTTCTCTATACCCAACAGAATGAATTTACTTGCTTCGATCGTTTTATCATAGGCCACTTGAATAGCTTCTAAAGGGGAGTAGTGCACTTTTATGTAGGCATTTGCCGGTGCGATTCCGATCATAGGGCGTTGCACCTCTTCGCCAAAAATATTTTTTGTTTTCATGATTTTGGGTTGTAAGGTGACAATCTCTTTTTTTCCATTGCGATCAATAAGAAGTTTGAGCGGTGCATGAGAATGAGCGATGATGCGACTTAAATCTTCCCATGTTTTAATCTTTTGTCCATTGATTGCCAAGATCGTATCACCTTTTTGCAGATGTGCTTTGGCTGCCGGAGAGTCTGGAAGAACTTGACCCACTTTTGGTGCTAGCACATCATATCCACTGAGTGCGATATAGAGGTAAAGTAAAAAAGCGAGAAAAAAGTTTGCAAACGGACCTGCAAAAAGGATGATGATTCTCTGCCACGGTTTTTTGGTCGTATAGCTGTCCGGATCGAAGCTTTTTGCGGTAGGATCGGTATCGTCCTGTCCTTTCATCTTCACATAGCCACCCAAAGGAATGGCACTGATAGCCCACTCAGTCCCACAACACCGTTTTTTCGTTAAAATCGGTCCAAAACCGATACTAAAACGCTCAACTGTAACTCCAAAAAACCGCGCAGCCAAAAAGTGACCAAGTTCATGAAAAAAGATCAAAAAAGATAAAACGAGTAAACTGACTAAAAATCCCATTATCGTAAATACTCCTTAATATATTCATATCCGCTATAGAGTGTGATAATGACTGCAAACCAAAGCAGCAGAGCACCTCCCGGCCAATTCATAATCAAAAACCCGATAGCGATCATCTGCATAATCGTTTTTATTTTTCCTAAAAAAGAGGCAGCTATCTCTTTACCGCTTCCTGCAGCCGAGACCCGAAGACCGGTTATAAAAAACTCTCTTGTTAATATGAGATAGACCGCCCATGGATCAGCTCTGCCAAGTACCATCAATCCTAAAAAGCCAGCAAGAGTGAGCATTTTATCGGCTAATGGATCGAGAATCTTCCCAAGTTCTGTGATCTGGTTGAAACTTCGAGCGATGTACCCATCAAAAAAGTCGGTAATACTTGCTAATACGAACAGAAAAGCGGCCGAAAAATCGAGCCAAGAGGGATGTATATGCTCAAAAACTGATAGATCTCTATTGACGAGGAGCATAAACATGAGTGGTGCAATGAGCAGTCGAGTAAAAGCCAAAATATTTGGAATATTCATCAGCTGAAACTTGTTCCTCCATCAACTACAATAGTCTGTCCCGTAATCCAACTGGCATCTTCTGTACACAAAAACCAGCAAGCACCTGCAAGATCCTCCGGTTTTCCCATGCGGCCCAATGGACTTCTTGCGACGGTTTCGGCTTTGACCTCTTCATAGTTTGGAAAGGCTCGTAAAGC
The Nitratiruptor sp. SB155-2 genome window above contains:
- a CDS encoding YggS family pyridoxal phosphate-dependent enzyme; translated protein: MDKYRLRDNFDEIVQRVEKARMERSEHHIVQIVAVTKYVGAEEIEALYELGQRAFGESRVQDLKTKSEALGDLPIEWHFIGRLQKNKINHLIDLDPWLMQSLDSLELAIEIDKRLERKGKKMDCLLQINSAKEESKAGVLPEVAYDEYLKIIEETKHINLCGVMTIGAHTDDTTLIQKSFETTYKIFESLQPHGAKICSMGMSNDFELAIRCGSNMVRIGSLFFK
- the rseP gene encoding RIP metalloprotease RseP — its product is MGFLVSLLVLSFLIFFHELGHFLAARFFGVTVERFSIGFGPILTKKRCCGTEWAISAIPLGGYVKMKGQDDTDPTAKSFDPDSYTTKKPWQRIIILFAGPFANFFLAFLLYLYIALSGYDVLAPKVGQVLPDSPAAKAHLQKGDTILAINGQKIKTWEDLSRIIAHSHAPLKLLIDRNGKKEIVTLQPKIMKTKNIFGEEVQRPMIGIAPANAYIKVHYSPLEAIQVAYDKTIEASKFILLGIEKMIEGVVSPKEIGGVLTIMDVTAKASQAGLVALLSFTALISVNLGILNLLPIPALDGGHIMINLYEMITKHAPSEETLYKITLAGWIFLIGLMGLGLYNDINRLLGVYSG
- the pgsA gene encoding CDP-diacylglycerol--glycerol-3-phosphate 3-phosphatidyltransferase, which codes for MNIPNILAFTRLLIAPLMFMLLVNRDLSVFEHIHPSWLDFSAAFLFVLASITDFFDGYIARSFNQITELGKILDPLADKMLTLAGFLGLMVLGRADPWAVYLILTREFFITGLRVSAAGSGKEIAASFLGKIKTIMQMIAIGFLIMNWPGGALLLWFAVIITLYSGYEYIKEYLR